One genomic segment of Kocuria rhizophila DC2201 includes these proteins:
- a CDS encoding amidohydrolase, giving the protein MHRLFHNATVHAMNPATGWTPRGQWHSHDMPHPDAILTSEDRIVAVGEYRQLRDLAPLGTERTDLGGAYVLPGMGDGHIHSAMYSRSLIEPDLRNCTSLDEAMAVLRPHVAQAMADDSVTWVFGGQWNINAWTSPERPDRHVLDTVAPGIPVALSSLDLHTLWLNSKALQVLGLDRTVRDPDGGEFERDEHGELTGVLREAAAIPIRDGLMQSDISGSIDSYLPLGQRELLKRGITSIHDIDGVDCLHAYRKLHDRGELDIRVHKILRQEQIEDFIRRGIRTHSGDEWISMGPLKLFADGALGSHTCHMSEAWPGTQDHGMAVMEPEELEHWIHRAASAGIAAAVHAIGDQAATEALDAIAANQAISRAFGLRHRIEHAQYVKRSDVPRFRQLEVTASLQPMHCTTDIPLNGFLEDRDLVAYGWNSLRRAGAELVFGSDAPVEDPNPFHGIHAAITRTRDGSPQGGWQPHEIITRPEAVSYYTHAVARASYEENQKGCLAPGMLADFVCVDRDIFTVDAEAVRDTVVEATVVGSQIRYQRED; this is encoded by the coding sequence ATGCACCGCCTGTTCCACAATGCCACGGTCCACGCCATGAACCCCGCCACGGGCTGGACGCCCCGGGGCCAGTGGCACTCCCACGACATGCCCCACCCCGATGCGATTCTCACGTCCGAGGACCGCATCGTGGCGGTGGGCGAGTACCGGCAGCTGCGGGACCTCGCGCCGCTGGGCACAGAGCGCACCGACCTCGGCGGAGCATATGTCCTTCCCGGCATGGGCGACGGGCACATCCACTCCGCCATGTACTCGCGCTCGCTCATCGAGCCGGACCTGAGGAACTGCACGTCCCTGGACGAGGCCATGGCCGTGCTGCGCCCGCACGTGGCCCAGGCCATGGCCGATGACTCCGTGACCTGGGTCTTCGGCGGGCAGTGGAACATCAATGCGTGGACGAGCCCCGAGCGCCCGGACCGCCACGTGCTGGACACGGTGGCGCCGGGCATCCCCGTGGCCCTGAGCTCCCTGGACCTGCACACCCTGTGGCTGAACTCCAAGGCCCTGCAGGTCCTCGGTCTGGACCGCACCGTGAGGGACCCGGACGGCGGGGAGTTCGAGCGGGACGAGCACGGTGAGCTCACCGGGGTGCTCAGGGAGGCCGCTGCGATCCCCATCCGGGACGGGCTGATGCAGTCGGACATCTCCGGCAGCATCGACAGCTACCTTCCTCTGGGCCAGCGCGAGCTGCTCAAGCGCGGCATCACCTCCATCCACGACATCGACGGCGTGGACTGCCTGCACGCCTACCGCAAGCTCCACGACCGCGGCGAGCTGGACATCCGGGTGCACAAGATCCTGCGGCAGGAGCAGATCGAGGACTTCATCCGGCGCGGGATCCGCACCCACTCCGGGGACGAGTGGATCTCCATGGGCCCGCTCAAGCTCTTCGCGGACGGTGCCCTGGGCTCGCACACGTGCCACATGTCCGAGGCGTGGCCCGGCACCCAGGACCACGGAATGGCGGTGATGGAGCCCGAGGAGCTGGAGCACTGGATCCACCGGGCGGCTTCAGCGGGGATCGCCGCCGCCGTGCACGCCATCGGGGACCAGGCGGCCACCGAGGCCCTTGACGCCATTGCGGCGAACCAGGCCATCTCCCGGGCCTTCGGACTGCGCCACCGGATCGAGCACGCCCAGTACGTCAAGCGCAGCGACGTCCCTCGCTTCCGGCAGCTGGAGGTGACGGCCTCCCTGCAGCCCATGCACTGCACCACGGACATCCCCCTCAACGGGTTCCTGGAGGACCGGGACCTCGTGGCCTACGGGTGGAACAGCCTCCGCCGGGCGGGGGCCGAGCTGGTCTTCGGCTCCGACGCCCCCGTGGAGGATCCCAACCCGTTCCACGGCATCCACGCGGCCATCACGCGCACCCGGGACGGTTCCCCCCAGGGCGGGTGGCAGCCGCACGAGATCATCACCCGCCCAGAAGCCGTCTCCTACTACACCCACGCCGTGGCCCGCGCCTCGTACGAGGAGAACCAGAAGGGCTGCCTGGCCCCCGGGATGCTCGCGGACTTCGTGTGCGTGGACCGGGACATCTTCACCGTGGACGCGGAGGCCGTGCGGGACACCGTGGTGGAGGCCACGGTGGTGGGCTCCCAGATCCGCTACCAGCGCGAGGACTGA
- a CDS encoding NAD-dependent succinate-semialdehyde dehydrogenase: MAYATTNPATGETVKTFETATDQQIRDAVARSAKEYTSWRTVPVAERARLMHAMAGLYRERQDKLAALITEEMGKPLAQSVSEVQLVADIYDYYADNAEEFMKGRTLTPSTGGEARVVLDSTGVLLGIMPWNFPYYQVARFAAPNVMLGNTVILKHAGNVPQAALVQEQLFHEAGFPEDVYINVFASNDQVAEIIIPDPAVQGVSLTGSERAGASVAATAGKNLKKVVLELGGSDPFIVLDAENLERTVKQGVLGRMSNNGQACTNAKRFIVLEDAYDTFVENFTQAVQGVTPGDPMDQKTFLGPLCAVEARDEIMEQVQDAVDKGATVLAGGKKLDKPGAWMEATVLADVTPEMRAYAEEIFGPVAVVYKVKDADEAVELANSSPFGLGGSVFGSDEAAAVEVAQRVDSGMVYVNETTGTAPDLPFGGVKRSGVGRELGPFGIEEFANKKLIHTPKKK; encoded by the coding sequence ATGGCTTACGCAACCACCAACCCCGCAACCGGGGAGACCGTCAAGACCTTCGAGACCGCCACGGACCAGCAGATCCGCGACGCCGTGGCCCGTTCCGCCAAGGAGTACACCTCCTGGCGCACCGTTCCGGTGGCGGAGCGCGCGCGGCTCATGCACGCCATGGCCGGTCTGTACCGCGAGCGCCAGGACAAGCTCGCCGCCCTGATCACCGAGGAGATGGGCAAGCCGCTGGCGCAGTCCGTGTCCGAGGTGCAGCTCGTGGCGGACATCTACGACTACTACGCGGACAACGCCGAGGAGTTCATGAAGGGCCGCACCTTGACGCCCTCCACGGGCGGCGAGGCCCGCGTGGTGCTCGACTCCACGGGTGTGCTGCTGGGGATCATGCCCTGGAACTTCCCCTACTACCAGGTGGCGCGCTTCGCCGCCCCCAACGTGATGCTCGGCAACACCGTCATCCTCAAGCACGCGGGCAATGTCCCGCAGGCCGCGCTCGTGCAGGAGCAGCTCTTCCACGAGGCGGGCTTCCCCGAGGACGTCTACATCAACGTGTTCGCGTCCAACGACCAGGTCGCGGAGATCATCATCCCGGATCCGGCGGTGCAGGGCGTTTCCCTGACCGGTTCGGAGCGGGCGGGCGCGTCCGTCGCGGCCACCGCCGGCAAGAACCTCAAGAAGGTTGTGCTGGAACTGGGCGGCTCGGACCCCTTCATCGTGCTGGACGCCGAGAACCTGGAGCGCACCGTCAAGCAGGGTGTCCTCGGGCGCATGAGCAACAACGGCCAGGCGTGCACCAACGCCAAGCGCTTCATCGTGCTGGAGGACGCCTACGACACCTTCGTGGAGAACTTCACCCAGGCCGTGCAGGGCGTGACCCCCGGGGATCCCATGGACCAGAAGACCTTCCTGGGCCCGCTGTGCGCCGTGGAGGCTCGCGACGAGATCATGGAGCAGGTCCAGGACGCCGTGGACAAGGGTGCCACCGTGCTCGCCGGCGGCAAGAAGCTCGACAAGCCCGGAGCATGGATGGAAGCCACCGTGCTCGCGGACGTCACCCCCGAGATGCGCGCGTACGCCGAGGAGATCTTCGGCCCCGTGGCCGTGGTCTACAAGGTCAAGGATGCGGACGAGGCCGTGGAGCTCGCCAACTCCTCGCCGTTCGGCCTGGGCGGCTCCGTGTTCGGCTCGGACGAGGCCGCCGCCGTGGAGGTCGCCCAGCGCGTGGACTCCGGGATGGTGTACGTCAACGAGACCACGGGCACCGCCCCGGACCTGCCCTTCGGCGGCGTCAAGCGCTCGGGCGTGGGCCGCGAGCTCGGGCCGTTCGGCATCGAGGAGTTCGCCAACAAGAAACTGATCCACACCCCCAAGAAGAAGTAG
- a CDS encoding NAD-dependent succinate-semialdehyde dehydrogenase, with translation MSIHDKVSAVLEATPKGLLINGEWRDASDGGTFDVENPATGEILATLASATEEDSHAAMDAAANAQESWARTSTRERSEILRRAFDLVQEHKEDLALLMTLEMGKPLKEARGEVVYGGEFLRWFSEEAVRHYGRYASTPEGNLKMFVSHKPVGPCLLITPWNFPLAMATRKVAPAVAAGCTMILKPARLTPLTSQLFAKLMIEAGIPAGVLNVVSSKSASNVSDPIMADPRLRKVSFTGSTPVGKQLMKTATDHVLRTSMELGGNGPFIVFEDADLDKAVEGAMAAKMRNMGEACTAANRFLVHESVAEEFSQKFAAKLKALKPGNGLDEDSTVGPMVEKKALDSVNEFVQDALEKGASAVVGGKPVDGPGYFFEPTLLTGVSEECRVFQEEIFGPVAPMTTFTDEDDAVRLANMTEYGLASYVFTEDISRALRIGERIEYGLLGLNVGVISNAAAPFGGVKESGVGREGGAEGIAEYTTVQYMGMPSPWA, from the coding sequence ATGAGCATCCACGACAAGGTCTCCGCCGTCCTCGAGGCGACCCCCAAGGGTCTTCTGATCAACGGTGAGTGGCGTGACGCCTCGGACGGCGGCACGTTCGACGTCGAGAACCCCGCGACCGGCGAGATCCTGGCCACGCTCGCCTCGGCCACCGAGGAGGACTCGCATGCGGCCATGGACGCCGCCGCGAACGCCCAGGAGTCCTGGGCCCGCACGAGCACCCGCGAGCGCTCCGAGATCCTGCGCCGCGCCTTCGACCTGGTCCAGGAGCACAAGGAGGACCTCGCGCTGCTGATGACCCTGGAGATGGGCAAGCCGCTGAAGGAGGCCCGGGGCGAGGTGGTCTACGGCGGGGAGTTCCTGCGCTGGTTCTCCGAGGAGGCCGTGCGCCACTACGGCCGCTACGCGTCCACGCCCGAGGGCAACCTCAAGATGTTCGTGTCCCACAAGCCCGTGGGCCCGTGCCTGCTGATCACCCCGTGGAACTTCCCGCTGGCCATGGCCACCCGCAAGGTGGCACCCGCCGTGGCCGCGGGCTGCACCATGATCCTCAAGCCCGCGCGCCTGACCCCGTTGACCTCCCAGCTCTTCGCCAAGCTCATGATCGAGGCGGGGATCCCCGCGGGCGTGCTGAACGTGGTGTCCTCCAAGTCCGCGTCCAACGTCTCGGATCCGATCATGGCGGACCCGCGCCTGCGCAAGGTGTCCTTCACGGGCTCCACCCCGGTGGGCAAGCAGCTCATGAAGACCGCCACGGACCACGTGCTGCGCACCTCCATGGAGCTGGGTGGCAACGGCCCGTTCATCGTGTTCGAGGACGCGGACCTGGACAAGGCCGTGGAGGGCGCCATGGCCGCCAAGATGCGCAACATGGGCGAGGCGTGCACCGCCGCCAACCGCTTCCTGGTGCACGAGTCCGTGGCCGAGGAGTTCTCGCAGAAGTTCGCGGCCAAGCTCAAGGCGCTCAAGCCCGGCAACGGCCTGGATGAGGACTCCACCGTGGGCCCCATGGTGGAGAAGAAGGCCCTGGACTCGGTCAACGAGTTCGTCCAGGACGCACTCGAGAAGGGCGCGAGCGCCGTCGTGGGCGGCAAGCCCGTGGACGGGCCCGGCTACTTCTTCGAGCCCACCCTGCTCACCGGCGTGAGCGAGGAGTGCCGCGTGTTCCAGGAGGAGATCTTCGGTCCCGTGGCGCCCATGACCACCTTCACGGACGAGGACGACGCCGTGCGCCTGGCCAACATGACCGAGTACGGCCTGGCCTCCTACGTGTTCACCGAGGACATCTCCCGCGCGCTGCGCATCGGCGAGCGCATCGAGTACGGCCTGCTGGGGCTGAACGTGGGCGTGATCTCCAACGCGGCGGCACCGTTCGGCGGTGTGAAGGAGTCCGGCGTGGGCCGCGAGGGCGGCGCCGAGGGCATCGCCGAGTACACCACCGTGCAGTACATGGGCATGCCCTCCCCCTGGGCCTGA
- the gabT gene encoding 4-aminobutyrate--2-oxoglutarate transaminase — protein sequence MAEIEYRLPQKRELVTSIPGPKSQSLAERRAQTVAAGVASSLPVFADELDGGVIKDVDGNQMVDLGSGIAVTSVGASNPKVVARVQDAVAKFTHTCFMVTPYEDYVAVGEKMAQLTPGSFDKRTALFTSGSEAVENAVKIARVRTKRQAVVVFDHAYHGRTNLTMAMTAKVMPYKQGFGPFANEVYRVPMSYPFRDPEGMTGTEAAKRALTMVEKQVGAENVAAVVIEPIQGEGGFIVPAEGFLPALSSWCRENGAVFVADEVQAGIARTGAWFASEHEGVEPDLVTFAKGIAGGMPLSGVVGRAEIMDAVHPGGLGGTYGGNPVACAAALGALEAIEEWDLVARAQEIEKVIREELGSVAESSPVVGDLRGRGAMIALEFVKPGTTEPNPDAAKQIAARCLEQGVAILTCGTYGNIVRLLPPLVIDMDLLRDALGVFAAAIQEVGA from the coding sequence ATGGCAGAGATCGAGTACCGGCTTCCGCAGAAACGCGAGCTGGTGACCAGCATTCCCGGCCCGAAGTCCCAGTCACTGGCCGAGCGCCGCGCGCAGACCGTCGCGGCCGGCGTCGCCTCCTCCCTGCCCGTCTTCGCGGACGAGCTGGACGGCGGCGTGATCAAGGACGTGGACGGCAACCAGATGGTGGACCTGGGCTCCGGCATCGCCGTGACGTCCGTGGGCGCCTCCAACCCCAAGGTGGTGGCGCGCGTCCAGGACGCGGTGGCCAAGTTCACCCACACGTGCTTCATGGTCACCCCGTACGAGGACTACGTGGCCGTGGGCGAAAAGATGGCGCAGCTGACCCCCGGGTCCTTCGACAAGCGCACCGCGCTGTTCACCTCGGGCTCCGAGGCCGTGGAGAACGCCGTGAAGATCGCGCGCGTGCGCACCAAGCGCCAGGCCGTCGTGGTGTTCGACCACGCTTACCACGGGCGCACCAACCTCACCATGGCCATGACCGCCAAGGTGATGCCGTACAAGCAGGGCTTCGGGCCGTTCGCCAACGAGGTCTACCGAGTGCCCATGTCCTACCCGTTCCGCGACCCCGAGGGCATGACGGGCACCGAGGCCGCGAAGCGCGCACTGACCATGGTCGAGAAGCAGGTGGGCGCGGAGAACGTGGCCGCCGTGGTCATTGAGCCCATCCAGGGCGAGGGCGGGTTCATCGTGCCGGCCGAGGGCTTCCTGCCTGCGCTGTCCTCGTGGTGCCGCGAGAACGGCGCCGTGTTCGTCGCGGACGAGGTCCAGGCGGGCATCGCGCGCACCGGCGCATGGTTCGCGTCCGAGCACGAGGGCGTGGAGCCGGACCTCGTGACCTTCGCCAAGGGCATTGCCGGCGGCATGCCGCTGTCCGGCGTGGTGGGCCGCGCGGAGATCATGGACGCCGTGCACCCCGGCGGCCTGGGCGGCACCTACGGCGGCAACCCGGTCGCGTGCGCGGCGGCCCTCGGCGCCCTGGAGGCCATCGAGGAGTGGGATCTCGTGGCGCGTGCGCAGGAGATCGAGAAGGTCATCCGCGAGGAGCTCGGTTCCGTGGCGGAGTCCTCCCCCGTGGTGGGCGACCTCCGCGGCCGCGGCGCGATGATCGCTCTCGAGTTCGTGAAGCCCGGCACCACGGAGCCCAACCCGGACGCCGCCAAGCAGATCGCCGCGCGCTGCCTCGAGCAGGGCGTCGCGATCCTCACGTGCGGCACGTACGGCAACATTGTGCGCCTGCTCCCGCCGCTGGTCATCGACATGGACCTGCTGCGCGACGCCCTCGGCGTGTTCGCCGCGGCCATCCAGGAGGTCGGCGCCTGA
- a CDS encoding amino acid permease gives MSTGKAPQGPAPTGSSAAPAAEGDSPEITHKALRSRHVTMITLGGIIGASLFVGSGNVIRLVGPAAVLSYLLGGLLVFLAMRMLGEMAASRPAVGSFMEYARVGLGDWAGYFVGWLYWYFWVGVIAFEAVVGGSLLAGWFPAMPVWLGSVVLLLVFTATNLISVRSFGEVEFWLASIKVAVIVVFLAVGTLFAFGLWPGADFSIPNLWQHGGFAPQGGWAVISGVAVVIFSYFGTEIAVMAAAESEDPAKGIRQATVTVVWRILIFFVGSVLLIVTIVPWNQLPDPDVQAPFAHVFERFGVPGAEMIMSIVIFTAVCSVLNSGLYSAARMFSALAGEGLAPRIVARKSRNGVPAVAVLASTLGGYAAVFVNFLAPESGIFDFIMNSAGLVALFVYVFVAITQMKLRSQMSPEERANLKLKIWLHPWLGILVIVAVAGIVVVMLVSDAASRTQVWTSLVAVAVLVVFWPLVRRNLRRRRAAETAAPATTPTA, from the coding sequence ATGAGCACCGGCAAAGCACCACAGGGACCGGCACCGACCGGCAGCTCCGCCGCCCCTGCGGCCGAGGGTGACTCCCCCGAGATCACCCACAAGGCGCTGCGCTCGCGCCACGTCACCATGATCACGCTGGGCGGGATCATCGGCGCCAGCCTGTTCGTGGGCTCGGGCAATGTGATCCGTCTGGTGGGTCCGGCCGCGGTGCTCTCCTACCTGCTGGGCGGGCTGCTCGTGTTCCTGGCCATGCGGATGCTCGGGGAGATGGCGGCGTCGCGCCCCGCCGTGGGCTCGTTCATGGAGTACGCGCGCGTGGGCCTGGGCGACTGGGCCGGGTACTTCGTCGGCTGGCTCTACTGGTACTTCTGGGTGGGTGTGATCGCGTTCGAGGCCGTGGTGGGTGGCTCGCTGCTCGCGGGGTGGTTCCCGGCGATGCCCGTGTGGCTGGGCTCGGTGGTCCTGCTGCTGGTCTTCACCGCCACCAACCTGATCTCCGTGCGTTCCTTCGGTGAGGTGGAGTTCTGGCTCGCGAGCATCAAGGTGGCCGTGATCGTGGTCTTCCTGGCGGTGGGCACCCTCTTCGCGTTCGGGCTGTGGCCGGGCGCCGACTTCTCGATCCCCAACCTCTGGCAGCACGGCGGCTTCGCACCCCAGGGCGGCTGGGCCGTGATCTCCGGCGTGGCCGTGGTGATCTTCTCCTACTTCGGCACCGAGATCGCCGTGATGGCCGCCGCGGAGTCCGAGGACCCTGCCAAGGGCATCCGCCAGGCCACCGTGACCGTGGTGTGGCGCATCCTGATCTTCTTCGTGGGATCCGTCCTGCTGATCGTCACCATCGTCCCCTGGAACCAGCTTCCGGACCCGGACGTGCAGGCGCCGTTCGCGCACGTCTTCGAGCGCTTCGGCGTGCCTGGCGCGGAGATGATCATGAGCATCGTGATTTTCACCGCGGTGTGCTCCGTGCTGAACTCCGGCCTGTATTCCGCCGCTCGCATGTTCTCCGCCCTGGCGGGTGAGGGGCTGGCTCCGCGCATCGTGGCCCGCAAGTCCAGGAACGGCGTCCCCGCGGTGGCGGTCCTCGCCTCCACCCTGGGCGGTTATGCGGCGGTGTTCGTGAACTTCCTGGCTCCGGAGTCCGGGATCTTCGACTTCATCATGAACTCGGCGGGCCTGGTGGCCCTGTTCGTGTACGTGTTCGTGGCCATCACCCAGATGAAGCTGCGGTCGCAGATGAGCCCCGAGGAGCGGGCGAACCTCAAGCTCAAGATCTGGCTGCACCCGTGGCTCGGCATCCTGGTGATCGTGGCCGTCGCGGGAATCGTGGTGGTCATGCTGGTCTCGGACGCGGCGAGCCGCACCCAGGTGTGGACGAGCCTCGTGGCGGTGGCGGTGCTCGTCGTGTTCTGGCCGCTCGTGCGCCGCAACCTGCGACGCCGCCGGGCCGCCGAGACCGCGGCCCCCGCCACCACGCCCACCGCCTGA
- a CDS encoding amidase → MAHFPTLTETVAALRGGETTSESLTSDALDRIDALNEHLGAFVHVARDAALESARAADQRLRCGGLLEDSPAPASERSGGTTREHAKAAALRGVPLSLKDGHDVAGMPTSWGSLTTRGADGSIPRAQRSDELAATLQDSGAVLLGKTQVPEFLLNCYSENRLYPPARNPFDLHCSAGGSSGGQAAAVAAGILPAAIGSDGGGSVRIPAAACGLIGLKPSRGRVPSSDALSNVGQLGVNGPITRTAADAALLMDVLCGTPGHERIDRPVVAVPEPSFSRVVDRALQGDAPWGHRPLRIGVSTASPFDATYEITVSPEARAALDEGIRRLESLGHTVEDADLHYDPAYPEAFSRLWTTAMGQLPLDGAEHLLTGLARSFRERALSRSAVELADAFAVLRGIEADLIRQYSRFDMILTPALAMPPRPVGWYHKGFDIADPAGADQDYLRQCQYTPWTSVVNVIGLPAITVPTTWRTPGSGDYPGPVPMGVQLVGRASSEAQLLALAAQLDPPTTPHAHLVA, encoded by the coding sequence GTGGCGCACTTCCCCACCCTGACCGAGACCGTCGCGGCACTGCGCGGCGGCGAGACCACGAGCGAGTCCCTGACCTCGGATGCCCTGGACCGCATCGACGCGCTGAACGAGCACCTGGGGGCGTTCGTCCACGTGGCACGGGATGCCGCGCTGGAGAGCGCCCGCGCCGCGGACCAGCGGCTGCGTTGCGGGGGTCTGCTCGAAGACTCTCCGGCACCGGCATCCGAACGATCCGGCGGAACCACCCGGGAGCACGCGAAAGCGGCCGCCCTGCGCGGTGTCCCCCTGTCCCTGAAGGACGGGCACGACGTCGCCGGCATGCCCACCTCGTGGGGCTCACTGACCACCCGCGGGGCGGACGGAAGCATCCCGCGGGCGCAACGCTCGGACGAGCTCGCCGCCACCCTGCAGGACAGCGGCGCCGTGCTGCTCGGCAAGACCCAGGTGCCCGAGTTCCTGCTCAACTGCTACTCCGAGAACCGCCTGTACCCTCCGGCGCGCAACCCCTTTGACCTGCACTGCTCGGCCGGAGGTTCCTCCGGAGGCCAGGCCGCCGCCGTAGCCGCGGGCATCCTCCCCGCGGCCATCGGCTCGGACGGCGGCGGTTCCGTACGGATTCCGGCCGCGGCGTGCGGGCTCATCGGGCTCAAACCGAGCCGGGGTCGGGTCCCCAGCAGCGACGCGCTGTCCAACGTCGGCCAGCTGGGGGTCAACGGACCCATCACCCGTACCGCCGCGGACGCCGCCCTGCTCATGGACGTGCTGTGCGGCACCCCGGGCCACGAGCGCATCGACCGGCCCGTGGTGGCCGTGCCGGAACCCTCGTTCTCGCGGGTCGTGGATCGCGCCCTGCAGGGCGACGCGCCGTGGGGTCATCGCCCCCTGCGCATCGGGGTGAGCACGGCCTCGCCCTTCGACGCCACGTACGAGATCACGGTGTCCCCCGAGGCGCGCGCCGCGCTGGACGAGGGGATCCGCAGGCTCGAGTCCCTGGGCCACACGGTGGAGGACGCCGATCTCCACTACGATCCCGCGTACCCCGAGGCCTTCTCCCGGCTGTGGACCACCGCCATGGGCCAGCTGCCGCTCGACGGCGCCGAGCACCTGCTCACCGGCCTCGCCCGCTCGTTCCGCGAGCGCGCACTCTCCCGCAGTGCGGTGGAGCTCGCAGACGCGTTCGCCGTGCTGCGCGGCATCGAGGCGGACCTGATCCGCCAGTATTCCCGTTTCGACATGATTCTCACCCCGGCTCTCGCCATGCCCCCGCGGCCCGTGGGCTGGTACCACAAGGGCTTCGACATCGCGGATCCGGCGGGCGCGGACCAGGACTACCTGCGGCAGTGCCAGTACACGCCGTGGACCTCGGTGGTGAACGTAATCGGGCTGCCCGCCATCACGGTGCCCACCACGTGGCGCACCCCCGGGTCCGGGGACTACCCCGGGCCGGTTCCCATGGGCGTGCAGCTGGTGGGGCGCGCGTCCTCGGAGGCGCAGCTGCTCGCGCTGGCCGCCCAGCTGGACCCGCCCACGACGCCGCACGCACACCTCGTCGCCTGA
- the pgm gene encoding phosphoglucomutase (alpha-D-glucose-1,6-bisphosphate-dependent), translating to MTNRAGTVAQPSDLVDIDQLLAAYTERVPDAGNPDQRVVFGTSGHRGSSLKTSFNEHHIAAITQAIVEYRAGQGITGPLFMGRDTHALSGPAQDTALQVLAANGVRTLLDSRDGFTPTPALSHAILTYNASEPEDRADGIVITPSHNPPTDGGFKYNPPHGGPADTDATEWIANRANELIEAGLDGVRRVPLEDAKDAETTGTFDFLDSYVSALPEIIDLDAIKTAGVRIGADPMGSASVAYWQEIGERFGLNLEVVNPTVDPQWAFMTLDWDEKIRMDCSSPSAMASLIGAREKYDIATGNDADSDRHGIVTPDAGLMNPNHYLAVAIDYLYRTRDGWRGDAGVGKTLVSSSIIDRVAQSLGRRLDEVPVGFKWFVPGLLDGSIGFGGEESAGASFLRRDGSVWTTDKDGIILALLAAEMTATTGRTPSQRYRELTEQFGDPVYQRIDAPANREQKAALKKLSAEQVTADTLAGEPITAKLTEAPGNGAPVGGLKVTTENAWFAARPSGTEDVYKIYAESFKGEEHLKQVQQEAKALVDSVIG from the coding sequence ATGACCAACCGTGCGGGCACCGTTGCCCAACCCAGTGACCTCGTGGACATCGACCAGCTCCTGGCGGCCTACACCGAGCGGGTGCCGGACGCCGGGAACCCGGACCAGCGCGTGGTGTTCGGGACCTCCGGGCACCGTGGTTCCTCACTGAAGACCTCGTTCAACGAGCACCACATCGCGGCGATCACCCAGGCGATCGTGGAGTACCGCGCCGGGCAGGGCATCACCGGACCGCTGTTCATGGGCAGGGACACCCACGCGCTGTCCGGGCCCGCGCAGGACACCGCCCTGCAGGTGCTCGCGGCCAACGGCGTGCGCACGCTGCTGGACTCCCGGGACGGCTTCACGCCCACCCCGGCGCTGTCCCACGCGATCCTCACGTACAACGCGTCCGAGCCCGAGGACCGTGCGGACGGGATCGTGATCACCCCGTCCCACAACCCGCCCACGGACGGTGGCTTCAAGTACAACCCCCCGCACGGTGGCCCCGCGGACACGGACGCCACCGAGTGGATCGCGAACCGCGCGAACGAGCTCATCGAGGCGGGCCTGGACGGCGTGCGGCGCGTACCCCTGGAGGACGCGAAGGACGCGGAGACCACGGGCACGTTCGACTTCCTGGACAGCTACGTCTCCGCGCTGCCCGAGATCATCGACCTGGACGCCATCAAGACCGCCGGGGTGCGCATCGGTGCGGACCCCATGGGCTCGGCGTCCGTGGCGTACTGGCAGGAGATCGGCGAGCGCTTCGGGCTGAACCTGGAGGTGGTGAACCCCACCGTGGATCCGCAGTGGGCGTTCATGACCCTGGACTGGGACGAGAAGATCCGCATGGACTGCTCCTCCCCCTCGGCCATGGCATCTCTGATCGGGGCCCGGGAGAAGTACGACATCGCCACGGGCAACGACGCGGACAGCGACCGCCACGGCATCGTGACCCCGGACGCCGGGCTCATGAACCCCAACCACTACCTCGCGGTGGCCATCGACTACCTCTACCGCACGCGTGACGGCTGGCGTGGCGACGCGGGCGTGGGCAAGACCCTGGTGTCCTCCTCGATCATCGACCGCGTGGCACAGTCCCTGGGCCGCCGCCTGGACGAGGTGCCCGTGGGCTTCAAGTGGTTCGTGCCGGGCCTGCTGGACGGCTCCATCGGCTTCGGCGGCGAGGAGTCCGCGGGGGCGTCCTTCCTGCGCCGGGACGGCTCCGTGTGGACCACGGACAAGGACGGCATCATCCTGGCGCTGCTCGCCGCGGAGATGACCGCCACCACCGGCAGGACCCCCTCCCAGCGCTACCGCGAGCTCACGGAGCAGTTCGGGGATCCCGTCTACCAGCGCATCGATGCCCCGGCCAACCGCGAGCAAAAGGCCGCTCTCAAGAAGCTCTCCGCCGAGCAGGTCACCGCGGACACCCTGGCCGGTGAGCCCATCACCGCCAAGCTCACGGAGGCCCCCGGCAACGGTGCCCCCGTGGGCGGGCTCAAGGTCACCACCGAGAACGCGTGGTTCGCGGCCCGCCCCTCCGGCACGGAGGACGTCTACAAGATCTACGCCGAGTCCTTCAAGGGTGAGGAGCACCTCAAGCAGGTGCAGCAGGAGGCCAAGGCCCTGGTGGACTCGGTCATCGGCTGA
- a CDS encoding YrhK family protein gives MPAGRHHEIVIRGRYETLSIANDILIGIIFLVGSFLFFNDSTMYVAT, from the coding sequence GTGCCCGCGGGACGTCACCACGAGATCGTGATCCGCGGCCGCTACGAGACGCTGTCGATCGCCAACGACATCCTGATCGGGATCATCTTCCTGGTGGGCTCGTTCCTGTTCTTCAACGACTCCACGATGTACGTGGCCACGTAG